One window of Phycisphaeraceae bacterium genomic DNA carries:
- a CDS encoding ABC transporter ATP-binding protein: protein MTQPLIECRSLTRTYRRGPELITPLDQLDLDVEQGDFLALMGPSGSGKTTLLNLIAGIDRPTGGTLTIGGVEIGSLSTGALADWRSGQIGYIFQLYNLVPVLTAYENVELPLLLHKLSRRGRHERVATALSLVGIADRASHYPRQLSGGQEQRVAIARAIVADPSIIVADEPTGDLDKSAAAAVMELLVRLNRELSKTILMVTHDPGCAAHANRTLHLEKGRLVESGLAAAH, encoded by the coding sequence ATGACACAGCCCCTCATCGAGTGCCGCAGCCTGACGCGAACGTACCGGCGCGGACCGGAACTGATCACTCCCCTCGATCAACTCGACCTTGATGTCGAACAAGGTGACTTTCTCGCACTCATGGGCCCATCGGGCAGCGGCAAGACGACGCTCCTCAATCTGATCGCAGGAATCGACCGACCGACCGGCGGCACACTGACCATCGGGGGCGTCGAGATCGGAAGCCTTTCAACCGGCGCGCTCGCCGACTGGCGGAGCGGCCAGATCGGCTACATCTTCCAGTTGTACAACCTCGTTCCCGTGCTCACGGCGTACGAGAACGTGGAGTTGCCCTTGCTGCTCCACAAACTCTCTCGCAGAGGGAGGCACGAACGTGTCGCGACCGCGCTCTCGCTCGTGGGCATCGCGGACCGCGCCAGTCATTATCCAAGGCAACTCTCGGGCGGGCAGGAGCAGCGCGTCGCGATCGCACGCGCGATCGTCGCCGACCCTTCCATCATCGTGGCCGACGAGCCCACGGGCGATCTGGATAAGTCCGCCGCGGCAGCGGTCATGGAATTACTCGTGCGCCTGAATCGCGAATTGTCCAAGACCATCCTGATGGTCACGCACGACCCCGGCTGCGCAGCCCACGCGAATCGCACGCTTCATCTCGAGAAAGGACGGCTGGTCGAGAGCGGACTTGCCGCGGCACACTGA
- a CDS encoding ABC transporter permease gives MRFLPTSYAVRNLGRSTPRLALSVLGSGLVVLLVLGAGGFVRGMTESLRRAGDSGNVLIMGIGSEESIERSEIPASTAALLQASVPGLRSEGGAAFVSPEVHVQLPVSVARDTPEGRLILVRGVTPAALLVHGQVQIAEGEWPRSGHDEVLVGRLAHTKLGVPPDSLAVGQTLRIDGRDRHISGHLAAPQSLIDAEIWMPLNDLKETTKRVTDSCVVATLADGPDGAELADVQTFCRRRLDLEITAMSESAYYSRLAAFFAPIRIVVWVTAVLIAAGGVLGGLNTMYAAFASRVREIGMLRCLGFRRSAVIVSLVQESCLACATGALIACAIGVFFLDGLAVQFSMGAFGLRIDAPALLFALSIGLCLGLLGALPPAYRCLKLPIPESLKAV, from the coding sequence ATGCGATTCCTCCCCACTTCCTACGCCGTTCGGAACCTCGGGCGCTCGACCCCGCGCCTCGCGCTCAGCGTTCTGGGGAGCGGCCTCGTCGTGTTGCTCGTTCTCGGCGCCGGCGGCTTCGTGCGCGGCATGACCGAAAGCCTGCGCCGCGCGGGAGATAGCGGCAACGTGCTCATCATGGGCATCGGCAGCGAGGAAAGCATCGAACGCAGCGAAATCCCCGCGTCGACCGCGGCGCTCCTGCAGGCGTCTGTGCCCGGCCTGCGCTCCGAAGGCGGCGCCGCGTTCGTTTCGCCCGAGGTGCACGTGCAACTGCCAGTGTCCGTCGCTCGCGACACACCCGAAGGCCGGCTCATTCTGGTGCGAGGCGTGACCCCCGCCGCGCTGCTCGTGCACGGCCAGGTCCAGATCGCCGAAGGCGAGTGGCCGCGGTCCGGACACGACGAGGTTCTGGTCGGCCGCCTCGCGCACACAAAGCTTGGCGTGCCGCCAGATTCGCTCGCCGTCGGGCAAACTCTTCGGATCGACGGACGCGATCGGCACATCTCCGGTCACCTTGCCGCGCCGCAATCGCTGATCGACGCCGAAATCTGGATGCCGCTCAACGATTTGAAAGAGACCACAAAGCGCGTGACCGATTCGTGCGTGGTCGCCACGCTCGCCGATGGGCCCGACGGCGCCGAACTCGCCGACGTTCAGACCTTCTGCCGGCGCCGGCTCGATCTTGAGATCACCGCCATGAGCGAATCGGCCTACTACAGCCGCCTCGCCGCGTTCTTCGCGCCGATCCGAATCGTCGTCTGGGTGACTGCGGTCCTGATCGCCGCCGGGGGCGTGCTGGGCGGGCTGAACACCATGTACGCCGCGTTCGCCTCGCGCGTCCGCGAGATCGGGATGCTGCGTTGCCTGGGCTTCAGGCGCAGCGCCGTCATCGTGAGCCTCGTTCAGGAATCATGCCTCGCCTGCGCGACAGGCGCGCTCATCGCCTGCGCGATCGGTGTCTTCTTCCTCGACGGGCTCGCAGTGCAGTTCTCCATGGGCGCGTTCGGCCTGCGGATCGATGCGCCCGCACTGCTCTTTGCGCTCTCAATCGGCCTCTGCCTGGGATTGCTCGGCGCACTTCCGCCGGCGTACCGATGTCTCAAGCTCCCCATTCCCGAGTCCCTCAAAGCGGTGTAG
- a CDS encoding transketolase → MSFEAAVHAQAIELDRLALEMTAAAGSGHPSSSMGIGHLVTVLMFHTMRWSPDYPDYPTSDRLVLSEGHAVPAVYAACAKLGVMFGKDPNNRRRLTIDDLKTLRAADSCLDGHPNPMEGFPFFDSATGSLGQGLSVAAGLAEAARLDGIDKHIYCIIGDGESREGQIDEALDYIIDHKLNRVLPIFNCNEFGQSDRVSGQQSAECTEAKLEAFGFDVKVIDGHNPTQIKNAFDAFEKATKPMAIVAKTVKGWGAESMQGAGWHGKVATGDALKKALAELDQKRMELTSSLAQSDSFTIEPPPEISTPDVATGDMPTLAEAMKAFDMESLFQSGVIATRKAFGIGLRALGRVNKKVVTLDADVQNSTFTDMFRKDPASADRFFECKIAEQNMIGVGTGLSAGGKIPFMATFSKFFTRAYDQIEMGVYSGANLKIVGSHSGITLASDGPSQMSLPDVSWFRAFATMKDHRGNPGFYILQPSDAYAAYALVGVMAEYDGCCYMRTLRAETEFLYSDKDVFNLGGFQTLVEGKDLVIAATGYMVHEANKAIELLDKAGISATLLDMYSIPFDTDGVLDHINNAGGNIITLEDNYGGGLGSAIADALTESGDAFRLKQMHVTRIPKSAKTPDEMLKMCGLTAQDILKETKKLLGVD, encoded by the coding sequence ATGTCATTCGAAGCCGCCGTTCACGCCCAGGCAATTGAACTTGATCGACTCGCGCTCGAGATGACCGCCGCCGCGGGCAGCGGGCATCCGAGTTCATCCATGGGCATCGGTCACCTTGTGACGGTGCTGATGTTCCACACGATGCGCTGGAGCCCGGATTACCCCGACTATCCGACGAGCGATCGCCTTGTGCTTTCGGAAGGTCACGCGGTGCCTGCGGTGTACGCGGCGTGCGCAAAGCTCGGCGTGATGTTCGGCAAGGATCCGAACAATCGCCGGCGCCTCACCATCGACGACCTGAAGACGCTTCGTGCCGCGGACAGTTGTCTCGACGGGCACCCGAATCCGATGGAGGGTTTCCCGTTCTTTGACTCGGCGACGGGCTCCCTGGGACAGGGGTTGAGCGTCGCGGCGGGCCTGGCCGAGGCGGCGCGGCTGGATGGGATCGACAAGCACATCTACTGCATCATCGGCGACGGCGAATCGCGCGAAGGGCAGATCGACGAGGCGCTTGATTACATCATCGATCACAAGCTGAATCGGGTGCTGCCGATCTTCAATTGCAACGAGTTCGGTCAGTCGGACCGCGTGAGCGGGCAACAGAGCGCCGAGTGCACCGAGGCCAAACTCGAGGCGTTCGGATTCGATGTCAAGGTGATCGACGGGCACAACCCGACGCAGATCAAGAACGCATTCGACGCGTTCGAGAAGGCGACCAAGCCGATGGCGATCGTCGCCAAGACGGTGAAGGGCTGGGGCGCCGAGTCGATGCAGGGCGCGGGCTGGCACGGCAAGGTCGCGACGGGCGATGCGCTCAAGAAGGCGCTCGCGGAACTCGATCAGAAGCGGATGGAATTGACCAGCAGCCTGGCGCAGAGCGATTCGTTCACGATCGAGCCGCCCCCGGAGATCAGCACGCCGGACGTCGCGACGGGCGACATGCCGACGCTCGCGGAGGCGATGAAGGCCTTCGACATGGAGAGCCTGTTCCAGTCGGGCGTGATCGCGACGCGCAAGGCTTTCGGTATCGGGCTGCGGGCGCTCGGCCGGGTGAACAAGAAGGTTGTGACGCTCGACGCGGACGTGCAGAACTCGACGTTTACCGACATGTTCCGCAAGGACCCGGCCTCGGCAGATCGGTTCTTTGAGTGCAAGATCGCGGAGCAGAACATGATCGGCGTCGGTACCGGTCTTTCGGCCGGCGGCAAGATCCCGTTCATGGCGACGTTCAGCAAGTTCTTCACCCGCGCGTACGACCAGATCGAGATGGGCGTGTATTCGGGCGCGAACCTGAAGATTGTGGGCAGCCACAGCGGCATCACGCTCGCTTCCGACGGCCCGAGCCAGATGTCGTTGCCCGATGTCTCGTGGTTCCGCGCGTTCGCGACGATGAAGGATCACCGCGGCAACCCCGGCTTTTACATTCTGCAGCCGAGCGATGCGTATGCCGCGTACGCGCTGGTCGGCGTGATGGCCGAGTACGACGGCTGCTGCTACATGCGGACGCTGCGCGCGGAGACCGAATTCCTTTACAGCGACAAGGACGTGTTCAACCTCGGGGGCTTCCAGACGCTCGTCGAGGGCAAGGACCTGGTGATTGCCGCGACGGGGTACATGGTGCACGAGGCGAATAAGGCGATCGAGCTGCTTGACAAGGCCGGCATCAGCGCGACGCTGCTCGATATGTATAGCATCCCGTTCGATACGGACGGCGTGCTGGATCACATCAACAACGCGGGCGGCAACATCATCACGCTGGAAGACAATTACGGCGGCGGATTGGGCTCGGCGATCGCCGATGCCCTGACCGAGAGCGGCGACGCGTTCCGCCTGAAGCAGATGCACGTGACGCGGATTCCCAAGAGCGCCAAGACGCCCGATGAGATGCTCAAGATGTGCGGCCTGACGGCGCAGGACATTCTGAAGGAAACTAAGAAACTGCTCGGCGTGGACTGA
- a CDS encoding ABC transporter permease encodes MLTPRFIPYVLKQVSRHPARSILTTLGVAVAMFLFVSVQALQRGVAEATQATGKEVTLVVYRENRFCPATSRMPDSYARRIMAIPGVESVIPMKIVVNNCGASLDTVTFRGVPREDIGSITKSATIISGSIEEWKRRGDAALVGETLAARRGVKVGDVLSAAGVDVYVAGIVRSEHAQDQNVAYVDLAFLQGTVKRGGDGIVTQFNVRVSDPARLPEIAKAIDEEFRSDSEPTDTRPESAFVARAAHDLVQLVGFSKYIGWGALAGVLALAGNAIALSVRDRIKEHAVLRTLGFRGGLIARLIIAESATLCLLGGAIGSIAALAVLRFGNFSLSIEGTSMNISAEPSLLAVGLAITAVAGILAALLPALNASRRQISESFRAV; translated from the coding sequence ATGCTCACTCCCCGATTCATCCCCTATGTCCTCAAGCAGGTATCGCGGCACCCCGCGCGATCGATTCTCACGACGCTCGGCGTCGCCGTTGCGATGTTCCTGTTCGTTTCGGTGCAGGCGCTGCAGCGCGGCGTCGCCGAAGCGACGCAGGCAACCGGCAAAGAGGTCACGCTCGTGGTCTACCGGGAGAACAGGTTCTGCCCCGCGACCAGCCGGATGCCGGACTCCTACGCGCGTCGCATCATGGCGATTCCCGGCGTCGAATCCGTGATTCCCATGAAGATCGTCGTGAACAACTGTGGCGCCAGCCTCGACACCGTCACGTTCCGCGGTGTGCCGAGGGAGGACATCGGCTCGATCACCAAGAGCGCGACCATCATTTCGGGTTCGATCGAAGAATGGAAGCGACGCGGGGACGCGGCACTGGTGGGCGAGACGCTCGCGGCGCGCAGAGGCGTGAAGGTCGGCGACGTGCTTTCGGCGGCCGGCGTGGATGTGTATGTCGCGGGGATCGTGCGCTCCGAGCACGCCCAGGATCAGAATGTGGCGTATGTCGATCTCGCCTTTTTGCAGGGAACGGTCAAGCGCGGCGGCGACGGCATCGTCACGCAGTTCAACGTGCGGGTCAGCGATCCGGCACGGCTTCCCGAAATCGCAAAGGCGATCGACGAAGAGTTTCGATCCGATTCAGAACCCACGGACACGCGCCCCGAGTCGGCGTTCGTCGCCCGCGCGGCCCACGATCTGGTGCAGTTGGTCGGTTTCTCCAAGTACATCGGCTGGGGTGCACTCGCCGGTGTGCTCGCCCTCGCCGGCAATGCCATCGCGCTCTCCGTTCGCGACCGCATCAAAGAGCACGCCGTTCTTCGCACCCTCGGCTTCCGGGGCGGCTTGATCGCGCGGCTCATCATCGCCGAAAGCGCAACGCTTTGCCTGCTCGGAGGTGCGATCGGCAGCATCGCGGCGCTCGCAGTACTGCGCTTCGGCAACTTCAGCCTGTCGATCGAAGGAACGAGCATGAACATCAGCGCCGAGCCTTCGCTCCTCGCTGTTGGACTTGCCATCACCGCCGTTGCGGGCATTCTCGCGGCGCTCCTGCCCGCACTCAATGCGTCGCGCCGGCAGATTTCTGAGAGTTTCCGGGCCGTCTAA
- a CDS encoding TVP38/TMEM64 family protein produces MTETCQRRSEELPSDLIEAPPTNPNPLSAPANEPGMGEPNHPETALEAWNSRPHPILRWVGRIGLAIYLPLALVLFLWKRGTAEFQDAFVDKILQPDEILFFFVIVLVGASLASVGIVNEIGRERIHKVWDVLRQMGPTAILGALWTISPGVLGILLLIQLGPISIWLRDLGAIGWLVYVALFTVSAGVGFLPTYGQSMLGGWVFGFLWGFPGAMLGFVGGSVIGYFIAKSVSKHKVEEILRSNPKARAASEALVGHGFWRTLGIVTLIRVPPNSPFAITNLVLASSGVKFLPYLLGTALGMAPRTGIAVLFAALGAARGEPSIVSLIRNTPWWITAGGAAMLVAVFYVLYMIAERAIEAVTGPKSPAQTPHSS; encoded by the coding sequence ATGACGGAAACCTGCCAGCGCCGTTCCGAAGAACTACCCTCAGACTTGATCGAAGCGCCGCCAACCAACCCGAACCCCTTGTCGGCCCCCGCCAACGAACCGGGGATGGGCGAGCCCAATCATCCGGAAACGGCGCTCGAAGCATGGAATTCTCGCCCACACCCAATTCTGAGGTGGGTCGGCCGCATCGGGCTCGCCATCTACCTGCCTCTCGCCCTGGTGCTCTTTCTTTGGAAGCGCGGCACGGCGGAATTCCAGGACGCGTTCGTCGACAAGATTCTGCAGCCCGATGAGATCCTCTTTTTCTTTGTGATCGTGCTCGTCGGGGCGAGCCTGGCCTCGGTCGGGATCGTCAACGAGATCGGCCGGGAGCGAATCCACAAAGTCTGGGATGTGCTCCGCCAGATGGGTCCGACCGCCATTCTCGGCGCGCTCTGGACGATCAGCCCCGGTGTTCTCGGCATCCTTCTGCTGATCCAGCTCGGGCCGATTTCGATCTGGCTGCGCGACCTCGGCGCAATCGGCTGGCTTGTCTACGTCGCGCTCTTCACCGTTTCCGCCGGCGTCGGTTTCTTGCCAACCTACGGCCAGTCGATGCTCGGCGGCTGGGTCTTTGGGTTTCTGTGGGGCTTCCCCGGTGCGATGCTCGGCTTTGTCGGCGGCTCGGTCATCGGGTATTTCATCGCGAAGAGCGTGAGCAAGCACAAGGTCGAAGAGATCCTGCGCTCGAACCCCAAGGCCCGTGCCGCGAGTGAAGCGCTCGTCGGGCATGGTTTCTGGCGCACGCTGGGCATCGTGACCCTCATTCGTGTGCCGCCGAATTCGCCGTTTGCCATTACGAACCTCGTGCTCGCGTCTTCGGGAGTGAAGTTTCTGCCCTATCTCTTGGGCACCGCGCTCGGTATGGCGCCACGAACCGGAATCGCGGTTTTGTTTGCCGCGCTCGGAGCGGCGCGGGGCGAACCGAGCATCGTGAGCCTGATCAGAAACACCCCCTGGTGGATCACCGCGGGCGGCGCCGCGATGCTCGTGGCGGTTTTTTATGTGCTCTACATGATCGCCGAACGAGCGATCGAAGCCGTCACCGGACCGAAATCGCCAGCGCAAACGCCTCACTCCTCCTAG
- the dnaA gene encoding chromosomal replication initiator protein DnaA produces the protein MSRRSNSSISPDRQLWHDMLEHLRKAHPTICRQWFEQLDVAGLATGTLHLRAQSEIHRNYLQRTCAQAFNDAVRTVSGRLISIRFLGPEEDFVESKSAAGEDATQSAGSSGSDTGNATGAAFESGTPLPDPYAPADLPPTPAEPDGITRPEPPVVEVKAIPPRPEPSRVVIETGERREDSLVIDPDYSFENFVVGPGNRLAHAAAVAVGESQGRQYNPLFIHGGVGLGKTHLLQAACLRILQQKPQARVYYVSCEGFMTQFMESVQSGKMAQFRHRFRDVDVLVVDDIHFLAKRDRTQEEFFHTFNTLYHEGKQILLSSDAAPEEIPSLEERLVSRFKWGLVAKIDPPCYETRVAILKTKARDRGMALPDDCACFIAARIDTNIRELEGAITNLQMYISVHQRALDLSLVKLAMNDREPEVLPEPSIQQIITAVTDFFRTRLADLQSKKRPRSVTVPRQVCMFFARRLTRLSLEEIGGYFGGRDHTTVMHAVRAVENRRDTDNEFAGQLKAIEDKIRTSA, from the coding sequence ATGTCACGCCGATCCAACTCCAGCATCAGCCCCGACCGCCAACTCTGGCACGACATGCTGGAGCACCTGCGCAAGGCGCACCCGACGATCTGCCGCCAGTGGTTCGAGCAACTCGATGTCGCCGGTCTGGCGACCGGGACTCTCCACCTCCGGGCGCAGTCGGAAATTCACCGCAACTACCTGCAGCGCACCTGCGCACAGGCGTTTAACGACGCCGTCCGCACCGTTTCGGGGCGGCTCATCTCGATCCGCTTCCTCGGGCCGGAAGAAGACTTTGTCGAATCAAAGAGTGCCGCAGGCGAGGACGCCACCCAGTCCGCCGGCTCCTCGGGGAGCGATACGGGGAACGCGACGGGCGCTGCGTTTGAATCGGGAACGCCGCTGCCGGATCCGTACGCGCCCGCCGATTTGCCTCCGACTCCCGCTGAGCCCGATGGAATCACCCGGCCCGAGCCGCCGGTTGTCGAAGTCAAAGCAATTCCTCCACGACCGGAACCCAGCCGCGTCGTGATCGAAACGGGCGAGCGCCGGGAAGATTCGCTGGTGATCGACCCGGACTATTCATTCGAGAATTTCGTGGTCGGCCCGGGCAACCGGCTCGCGCACGCCGCGGCGGTCGCGGTCGGCGAGAGCCAGGGGCGCCAATACAACCCTCTGTTCATCCACGGCGGCGTGGGCCTTGGAAAGACGCACCTGCTTCAGGCCGCGTGCTTGCGCATCCTTCAACAGAAACCTCAGGCACGCGTCTACTACGTTTCGTGCGAGGGCTTCATGACGCAGTTCATGGAGTCGGTGCAGTCGGGCAAGATGGCCCAGTTTCGCCACCGATTTCGGGATGTGGACGTGCTGGTGGTGGACGACATCCATTTCCTCGCGAAGCGCGACCGCACACAGGAAGAGTTCTTCCACACGTTCAACACGCTCTATCACGAAGGCAAGCAGATCCTGCTTTCGTCCGACGCGGCGCCGGAGGAGATCCCTTCGCTCGAAGAGCGGCTCGTGAGCCGGTTCAAGTGGGGGCTGGTCGCGAAAATCGATCCGCCCTGCTATGAGACGCGCGTCGCCATCCTCAAGACCAAGGCCCGCGACCGAGGCATGGCCCTGCCCGACGACTGCGCCTGCTTCATCGCGGCGCGAATCGATACCAATATCCGCGAGCTCGAGGGCGCGATCACCAATCTGCAGATGTACATTTCGGTGCACCAGCGCGCGCTCGACCTGAGTCTCGTGAAGCTGGCGATGAATGATCGCGAGCCCGAAGTTCTTCCCGAGCCGAGCATCCAGCAGATCATCACGGCCGTCACCGATTTCTTCCGCACGCGTCTCGCGGACCTGCAGAGCAAGAAACGTCCGCGAAGCGTGACCGTGCCCCGCCAGGTCTGTATGTTCTTCGCGCGAAGACTGACCCGACTTTCACTCGAAGAAATCGGCGGCTATTTCGGCGGGCGCGATCACACGACCGTGATGCACGCCGTCCGCGCGGTTGAAAACCGGCGCGACACCGACAACGAGTTCGCCGGTCAGTTGAAGGCGATCGAGGACAAGATTCGCACGAGCGCCTAG
- a CDS encoding efflux RND transporter periplasmic adaptor subunit yields MLQNDLSKLAAGGASAAVRVPRPPSRAITRIVIPGAVILAAAALLLYSARESLRPALRVTVAPAVLLAASEANRPSSPAGEIVQAPGWIEADPYDVAVPALENGVIRELHVLEGERVEAGDVVASLIDDDAVLAKRLAAAALGNAEAALETARANLNMEVARGEEIRDAVERRETVSIKGAIAEGDLAQQRLKAQTQAAAINSAKAQLTRAESEVALAKVALARTQLALDRMRVVAPVSGVVLLRRVIPGQRVMLSADDPMAGVVVRLYDPAHLQVRVDVPLADAAKVRVGDEAEITTETLPGRTFAGTVTRFVHEADIQKNTVQIKVAIADPAPELKPEMLAKARIRTHLGAQATGAAASGEELEIPRTGITDVRGSEGAAWVLDRTTSTAVKRRITLGSTQGDRVRVLEGIRPGDRVILNPASDLHEGVRVVAVGEQEGK; encoded by the coding sequence ATGCTCCAGAATGATCTCTCAAAGCTTGCCGCCGGCGGCGCGAGCGCCGCGGTGCGCGTGCCTCGTCCGCCTTCGCGTGCGATAACGCGAATAGTCATACCAGGCGCTGTGATCTTGGCTGCCGCGGCTTTGCTTCTGTACTCGGCCCGCGAGTCCCTGCGTCCCGCGCTTCGCGTGACCGTCGCTCCGGCCGTGCTGCTCGCGGCTTCGGAAGCGAACCGACCGAGCAGTCCGGCCGGCGAGATCGTGCAGGCGCCCGGGTGGATCGAGGCCGATCCCTACGACGTCGCCGTCCCGGCGCTCGAGAACGGCGTGATCCGTGAGCTCCATGTGCTCGAGGGCGAACGCGTAGAGGCCGGCGATGTCGTCGCCAGCTTGATCGACGACGATGCCGTGCTCGCCAAGCGGCTCGCCGCGGCGGCGCTCGGGAACGCAGAGGCGGCGCTCGAAACCGCTCGTGCGAATCTGAATATGGAGGTCGCCCGGGGCGAAGAGATCCGCGACGCGGTCGAGCGACGCGAGACCGTTTCGATCAAGGGCGCGATCGCGGAGGGCGATCTCGCGCAACAGAGGCTCAAGGCACAGACTCAAGCGGCCGCCATCAACTCCGCCAAGGCCCAGCTCACGCGCGCCGAGTCGGAAGTCGCGCTCGCCAAAGTTGCCCTCGCCCGTACGCAACTGGCCCTCGACCGGATGCGGGTTGTCGCGCCGGTCTCGGGCGTCGTGCTGCTCCGCCGCGTTATTCCGGGTCAGCGCGTGATGCTGAGCGCCGACGATCCGATGGCCGGAGTCGTCGTGCGGCTCTACGATCCGGCGCACCTGCAGGTCCGTGTTGATGTGCCGCTCGCCGACGCGGCAAAGGTGCGAGTGGGCGACGAGGCCGAGATCACGACCGAAACGCTGCCGGGGCGCACCTTCGCGGGCACGGTTACTCGATTTGTGCACGAAGCAGACATCCAAAAGAACACGGTTCAAATCAAAGTGGCGATTGCGGACCCGGCCCCTGAGTTGAAGCCGGAAATGCTCGCCAAAGCGCGGATCCGCACGCATTTGGGTGCTCAAGCGACGGGGGCGGCCGCCTCCGGAGAAGAGCTCGAGATTCCACGGACTGGCATCACAGATGTCCGCGGCTCCGAAGGGGCCGCGTGGGTGCTCGACCGCACGACATCGACAGCGGTCAAGCGTCGCATCACACTGGGATCAACCCAAGGAGATCGTGTTCGTGTGCTGGAGGGGATCCGCCCCGGTGATCGTGTCATTCTCAACCCCGCATCGGATCTGCACGAAGGCGTGCGAGTAGTCGCGGTGGGCGAACAGGAGGGCAAATGA
- the lysS gene encoding lysine--tRNA ligase gives MNTQPSSTPSPTPSPNPFPDPVQAPPHVLEQQRRTNRDEVRNLGLNPYGTRVDGLQTLAAAREKYDDAANTEFNAKGKEPGYQDRRPRVTISGRIMLLRDNGKLLWLNLRDATGDLQVAISQKDCSEMGFKLAKLTDLSDIIIVSGKVMKTKTGEVTVWADDVKPGTKSLVQPPEKHAGLSDVEIRYRQRYTDLWANPETMKVFEMRSKIVGQIRRFLESRGYLEVETPMLQSLAGGAAARPFVTKMNALDINLFMRIAPELYLKRLLVGGMPKVFEINRNFRNEGLDKQHNPEFTMLEAYHAFGDVETVMELTESAIRDAARMVFEGAEGAETVLPFGDLQINYSKPFERIAYGELFQRAWGFDMLDHTKARQELANRNPQKAKEIAAADPWFVVNELFELKGEHLLDPARPTFITDYPSAISPLTRPKPSNPALADRADLFIAGMEIAPHYTELNDPDVQEAKFREQLQGIDADKSAEENTFRTMDHDFLRALKVGMPPAGGMGLGVDRLVMILTNQRTIRDVMLFPLMRPEA, from the coding sequence ATGAACACGCAACCTTCCTCGACACCTTCGCCCACGCCTTCTCCCAACCCGTTCCCCGATCCGGTACAGGCTCCGCCTCACGTGCTGGAACAGCAGCGTCGGACGAACCGGGACGAAGTACGAAATCTCGGACTGAATCCGTACGGGACCCGAGTCGATGGGTTGCAGACTCTCGCCGCGGCTCGGGAGAAGTACGACGACGCGGCAAACACCGAATTCAACGCGAAAGGCAAAGAACCGGGCTATCAGGACCGACGCCCGCGCGTCACGATCTCGGGGCGCATCATGCTGCTGCGCGATAACGGCAAGTTGCTCTGGCTCAACTTGCGTGATGCGACCGGAGACTTGCAGGTCGCGATCAGCCAGAAAGATTGCTCCGAAATGGGGTTCAAACTCGCGAAGCTGACGGATCTTTCGGACATCATCATCGTCAGCGGCAAGGTGATGAAGACCAAGACCGGTGAGGTGACGGTCTGGGCGGACGATGTGAAGCCGGGAACCAAGAGCCTGGTTCAGCCTCCGGAAAAGCACGCGGGATTGAGCGATGTCGAGATCCGTTATCGCCAGCGCTACACCGACCTGTGGGCGAACCCGGAGACGATGAAGGTGTTCGAGATGCGTTCGAAGATCGTCGGGCAGATCCGGCGCTTTCTCGAATCGCGCGGCTATCTCGAAGTCGAGACGCCGATGCTCCAGTCGCTCGCGGGCGGCGCCGCGGCGCGTCCGTTCGTGACGAAGATGAACGCGCTCGATATCAACCTGTTCATGCGGATCGCGCCCGAGTTGTATCTGAAGCGGTTGCTGGTGGGGGGCATGCCCAAGGTCTTCGAGATCAACCGCAATTTCCGCAACGAGGGATTGGACAAGCAGCACAACCCCGAGTTCACGATGCTCGAGGCCTATCACGCGTTCGGCGATGTCGAGACCGTGATGGAACTCACCGAGAGCGCGATCCGCGACGCGGCGCGGATGGTGTTTGAAGGGGCGGAGGGCGCCGAAACAGTTCTGCCGTTCGGCGATCTTCAGATCAACTACTCCAAGCCCTTCGAGCGAATCGCCTACGGCGAACTCTTCCAGCGGGCGTGGGGCTTCGACATGCTCGATCACACCAAAGCGCGCCAGGAACTCGCGAACCGCAATCCGCAGAAGGCAAAGGAAATCGCCGCCGCGGACCCGTGGTTTGTCGTCAATGAACTCTTCGAGCTCAAGGGTGAGCATCTTCTCGACCCGGCGCGCCCGACATTCATCACCGATTACCCGAGCGCGATCTCGCCACTGACGAGGCCGAAGCCCTCGAACCCGGCGCTCGCCGACCGCGCCGATCTCTTCATCGCCGGGATGGAGATCGCCCCGCACTACACCGAGCTCAACGATCCGGACGTGCAGGAGGCGAAGTTCCGCGAGCAGCTCCAGGGCATCGACGCCGACAAGAGCGCCGAGGAGAACACCTTCCGCACGATGGATCATGATTTCCTGCGCGCGCTTAAGGTGGGAATGCCGCCCGCCGGCGGCATGGGATTAGGTGTTGATCGCCTCGTGATGATCCTGACGAATCAGCGGACAATCCGCGATGTGATGCTGTTCCCGCTGATGCGGCCGGAGGCGTGA